From Methanococcus maripaludis, one genomic window encodes:
- a CDS encoding TIGR00289 family protein gives MKIASLYSGGKDSAYALFWALNQGWDVRYLVNVASKNKESYMFHIPNVELTDLVSESTGIEMVKVITKGEKEKEILDLQKNLEKLDIDGIVSGALASEYQRARIDHICEEIGIKSFAPLWHKDQELILRDTSKFFDFRMVSVAAYGLDKKWLGKRIDETNIEELLKIMEKYQINKAFEGGEAETFVFDAPFFEKKIEVLDYEIIWDGVSGSYNVKDAELVSKK, from the coding sequence ATGAAAATTGCATCGCTTTATTCTGGTGGAAAAGATTCTGCCTATGCACTGTTTTGGGCACTAAATCAGGGCTGGGATGTTAGGTATCTGGTAAATGTGGCTTCGAAAAATAAAGAAAGCTATATGTTTCACATTCCAAATGTTGAATTAACAGACCTCGTTTCAGAAAGTACTGGAATTGAAATGGTAAAAGTAATTACTAAAGGAGAAAAAGAAAAAGAAATCCTCGATCTTCAAAAAAACCTTGAAAAATTAGATATTGATGGAATTGTAAGTGGCGCCCTTGCAAGTGAATATCAAAGAGCAAGAATTGACCATATTTGTGAAGAAATTGGAATAAAATCGTTTGCACCGCTTTGGCATAAAGATCAGGAATTAATTTTAAGAGATACTTCAAAATTCTTTGATTTTAGAATGGTTAGTGTTGCAGCTTACGGGCTTGATAAAAAATGGCTTGGTAAAAGAATTGATGAAACAAACATTGAAGAATTGTTAAAAATAATGGAAAAATATCAAATTAACAAAGCTTTTGAAGGCGGGGAAGCAGAAACTTTTGTATTTGATGCCCCATTCTTTGAAAAAAAAATAGAAGTTTTAGATTATGAAATCATATGGGATGGAGTTAGTGGAAGTTACAATGTAAAAGATGCTGAGCTTGTATCAAAAAAATAA
- a CDS encoding acetate uptake transporter, with product MQEKYTIITDTSANPAPLGLMGFGMTTVLLNLHNIGLFDIGSMILAMGIFYGGLSQVIVGIMEWKKGNTFGTLAFTSYGLFWLSLVGILALPKLGLVNPPEPIEMAFYLGLWGLFTLGMFFGTFKTNRALQFVFGTLTLLFLLLAVGDITGNLTVTRVAGIIGIICGSSAIYTGFAEVLNEIYKKTVFPVFPTSKKH from the coding sequence ATGCAAGAAAAATACACAATAATAACAGATACAAGTGCAAATCCTGCCCCGCTTGGACTCATGGGTTTTGGAATGACTACCGTGCTGTTAAACTTACACAATATCGGCTTATTTGATATTGGCTCAATGATTCTTGCAATGGGTATATTTTATGGGGGACTATCTCAGGTAATTGTAGGAATAATGGAATGGAAAAAAGGAAATACATTTGGAACATTAGCATTTACTTCTTACGGGTTATTCTGGCTCAGTCTTGTCGGAATTTTGGCCTTACCGAAATTAGGGCTTGTAAATCCTCCAGAACCTATCGAAATGGCATTTTATTTAGGTTTATGGGGCTTATTCACATTAGGAATGTTTTTTGGAACATTTAAAACCAATAGGGCCCTTCAATTTGTATTCGGAACCCTTACACTATTATTCTTATTACTTGCAGTAGGAGACATTACTGGAAATTTAACCGTAACTCGTGTTGCTGGAATAATAGGAATAATCTGTGGATCCTCTGCAATTTATACAGGATTTGCAGAAGTTTTAAATGAAATCTATAAAAAAACAGTATTTCCAGTATTTCCAACATCCAAAAAACATTAA
- a CDS encoding HIT family protein has product MCIFCDIVKGDIPARIIYEDDKFMAFMDAFPRAVGHTLIIPKEHFETFDELPQELACEMMAVIHKIVKKLEKLEMDGYNLLNNNKQVSGQEVPHVHFHIIPRYENEGYPVYVLKDPVNVDLDSIYDKIME; this is encoded by the coding sequence ATGTGTATTTTTTGCGATATTGTTAAAGGAGATATTCCTGCAAGAATAATTTACGAAGACGACAAGTTTATGGCATTTATGGATGCATTTCCAAGAGCAGTTGGCCACACACTGATAATTCCAAAAGAGCACTTTGAAACGTTTGATGAATTACCACAAGAACTCGCATGCGAAATGATGGCAGTTATTCACAAAATTGTAAAAAAACTCGAAAAACTAGAAATGGACGGATACAACCTTTTAAATAACAACAAACAGGTTTCAGGCCAGGAAGTTCCGCACGTTCATTTCCACATTATTCCACGATACGAAAATGAAGGATATCCTGTTTACGTTTTAAAAGATCCAGTAAACGTTGATCTTGATTCAATTTACGACAAAATAATGGAATAA
- a CDS encoding TIGR00297 family protein, with translation MDMLLKIIYSASITLILAALIHKKKYLDKLGIVGSSIMAFTILFLADLKWLLLLITFLVLGSLVSKMGYGFKKTIKMAESRRSLKNVLANGLMAVLFVLAYSIGIITEEMALVGYIGAIAAANSDTFSSELGMLSRETPRLITNFKTAKTGTDGAITVCGTFAGLLGSFLIGILAYALFNDTAIFWTATISGMIGNFADSLLGAVFERKGLMNNEHVNFMATLSGGAFAVLFYQLIL, from the coding sequence ATGGACATGTTATTGAAGATAATTTACTCGGCATCTATTACGTTGATACTCGCAGCACTAATTCATAAAAAGAAGTATCTCGATAAATTAGGGATAGTTGGATCTTCGATAATGGCATTTACGATATTATTTTTAGCAGATTTAAAGTGGTTATTGCTTCTTATCACGTTTTTAGTCCTTGGAAGCCTCGTAAGTAAAATGGGTTATGGTTTTAAAAAGACAATAAAAATGGCGGAATCAAGAAGGTCGTTAAAAAACGTGCTTGCAAATGGTTTAATGGCAGTGTTATTTGTTTTAGCTTATTCTATAGGCATAATTACTGAAGAAATGGCTCTTGTTGGATATATTGGGGCTATTGCAGCTGCAAATTCTGATACTTTTTCATCAGAACTTGGAATGCTTTCAAGGGAAACTCCAAGACTTATAACAAATTTTAAAACTGCAAAAACAGGAACCGATGGTGCAATAACAGTTTGTGGAACTTTTGCAGGGTTACTCGGATCTTTTTTGATAGGAATACTCGCATACGCTCTTTTTAACGATACTGCAATATTTTGGACTGCAACAATTTCGGGAATGATTGGAAACTTTGCAGATAGTTTACTCGGGGCTGTTTTCGAGAGAAAAGGATTAATGAACAATGAACACGTTAATTTTATGGCAACGCTCAGCGGTGGAGCTTTTGCAGTTTTATTTTACCAGCTTATACTTTAA
- the hjc gene encoding Holliday junction resolvase Hjc — protein sequence MAYKYQKGSTFERELKKKLENQGFAVIRSAGSHGVDLVAGKKGKKPIVIECKSTSKDKYYIPNEDVEKLLEFSETFDGIPFIALKINRKCLFINPHLLTSAGKNYALDYEKLCPIALDIKDIAEDSIQKKLDSEI from the coding sequence ATGGCGTATAAATATCAAAAAGGATCAACTTTTGAGCGAGAACTAAAGAAAAAACTTGAAAATCAGGGATTTGCAGTTATTAGGAGTGCTGGAAGCCATGGTGTAGATTTAGTTGCAGGAAAAAAGGGAAAAAAACCAATTGTAATTGAGTGCAAATCCACATCAAAAGATAAATATTACATTCCAAACGAAGATGTGGAAAAACTCCTTGAATTTTCAGAAACTTTTGATGGGATTCCATTTATCGCACTAAAAATCAACAGAAAATGTTTATTTATAAATCCGCACCTTTTAACATCAGCGGGTAAAAATTACGCACTTGATTACGAAAAATTATGCCCTATCGCACTCGATATCAAAGATATTGCAGAAGATAGTATTCAAAAAAAGTTAGACTCTGAAATTTAA
- the cobT gene encoding nicotinate mononucleotide-dependent phosphoribosyltransferase CobT has protein sequence MPIISINENGFLDKLKGTKGLFSCVISSIETTKYVGISGVNKRVIDYTPAADMELVTIGESLSLNHPPIDATGCPSPATIARAAVDLLKIPVMTIDAGSYVKPKIPYISVDQRPTGDIRKGLGMDNSKELVNMGKIIGNNSIYDSLVIGESVPGGTTTALGVLLGLGYDARDKISSGSVENPKDLKLSVVESGLETCKSKDVFDVLNAVGDKMMPVVAGMTISAVSKGKPVLLAGGTQMASVLAAIKEISPETLKSGLLGISTTEFVLNDKNADLKDIMEQIGDVPLFASKFGYENSKIEGLKAYCSGSVKEGVGAGGIATYCYSNGLNPENIRYYVEKNYEIWYSKFIQ, from the coding sequence ATGCCAATTATTTCAATTAACGAAAACGGATTTTTAGATAAACTTAAAGGAACCAAAGGATTATTTTCATGCGTTATATCTTCAATTGAAACTACAAAATACGTTGGAATTTCGGGAGTCAATAAACGGGTCATAGATTACACCCCTGCAGCAGATATGGAGCTTGTAACGATTGGGGAAAGTTTATCCTTAAATCACCCACCAATAGATGCAACAGGATGCCCAAGCCCCGCAACAATTGCAAGAGCAGCAGTTGATCTTTTAAAAATTCCTGTAATGACTATAGATGCAGGAAGCTATGTAAAACCAAAAATTCCATACATTTCAGTAGACCAAAGGCCAACCGGAGACATACGAAAAGGTCTTGGAATGGATAATTCGAAAGAATTAGTTAATATGGGAAAAATAATTGGAAATAACAGTATTTACGATAGTTTAGTAATTGGTGAAAGCGTTCCTGGTGGAACTACAACTGCACTTGGTGTTCTTTTAGGTTTGGGATACGATGCACGAGATAAAATAAGCTCAGGTTCAGTCGAAAACCCGAAAGACTTGAAATTAAGTGTTGTCGAAAGTGGACTTGAAACCTGTAAATCAAAAGATGTTTTTGATGTTTTAAATGCAGTTGGGGACAAAATGATGCCTGTTGTAGCAGGTATGACAATTTCTGCTGTTTCAAAAGGTAAACCTGTTTTGCTTGCAGGAGGAACCCAGATGGCATCTGTTTTAGCAGCCATTAAAGAAATTAGTCCTGAAACACTGAAAAGTGGACTTTTAGGAATAAGTACCACCGAATTTGTATTAAATGATAAAAATGCAGATTTAAAAGATATCATGGAACAAATTGGAGACGTTCCGCTATTTGCATCCAAATTTGGATATGAAAACTCAAAAATTGAGGGTTTAAAAGCTTACTGCAGCGGTTCAGTTAAAGAAGGTGTTGGTGCAGGTGGAATTGCGACATACTGCTACTCAAATGGTTTAAACCCTGAAAACATAAGATATTATGTAGAAAAAAATTATGAAATATGGTATTCAAAATTTATCCAATAA
- a CDS encoding acetyl-CoA carboxylase biotin carboxylase subunit, giving the protein MFKKVLIANRGEIAVRVIRACKELGIKTVAVFSEADEHSLYRNIADECYPIGEPPASKSYLNMERILKVAEKAGVDAVHPGYGFLSENVKFAEECNKRGIEFIGPPTNAIDVMGSKINAKKAMKIAGVPVLPGREEPIESEDEAIEVADEIGYPVIIKASAGGGGIGMNVVYNKEELVDTIQSTKSIAQSAFGDSTVFIEKYLEKPRHIEIQIVADKFGNVIHLGDRECSIQRRHQKLIEESPSPIMTEELRERMGNAAVKAAKAINYHSVGTVEFLYSNGEFYFLEMNTRVQVEHPITEVVTGVDIVKEQIKIAAGEKLAYTQDEITFRGHAIECRINAEDAINDFVPSPGKIKYYRSPGGPGVRLDSGVFGGAEIPPYYDSMVAKIITYGLTRKEAIERMKRALSEYVVLGIITNIPFHRAVIEEDNFIKGNLSTHYVEDNLCSFRKPMVNYAVEAKDREKIFSDKVFHGNKKVIAIAGGLNAYVTSLSNKK; this is encoded by the coding sequence ATGTTTAAAAAAGTATTGATAGCCAATAGGGGAGAAATTGCAGTCAGGGTAATTCGAGCATGTAAGGAACTCGGAATAAAGACTGTTGCAGTTTTTTCTGAAGCTGACGAGCACTCACTTTATAGGAATATTGCAGATGAATGTTACCCGATAGGGGAGCCCCCTGCATCAAAAAGCTACCTTAATATGGAAAGAATTTTAAAAGTGGCTGAAAAAGCAGGCGTTGATGCAGTTCACCCAGGATATGGTTTTTTATCCGAAAACGTAAAATTTGCAGAAGAATGTAATAAAAGAGGTATTGAATTTATCGGCCCACCAACAAACGCAATCGATGTTATGGGCAGTAAAATCAATGCTAAGAAAGCAATGAAAATAGCAGGAGTTCCAGTACTTCCTGGAAGAGAAGAACCTATCGAAAGTGAAGACGAAGCAATCGAAGTTGCAGATGAAATTGGCTACCCGGTAATTATCAAGGCATCTGCAGGCGGTGGCGGTATCGGAATGAACGTGGTTTACAATAAAGAAGAACTTGTTGATACGATACAATCTACAAAATCCATTGCACAGAGTGCTTTTGGGGATTCAACGGTATTTATTGAAAAATACCTTGAAAAACCAAGACACATTGAAATACAGATTGTCGCGGATAAATTTGGAAACGTAATTCACCTTGGGGATAGAGAATGTTCTATTCAAAGAAGGCACCAGAAATTAATTGAAGAATCCCCTTCTCCAATAATGACTGAAGAGTTAAGGGAAAGGATGGGAAATGCTGCTGTAAAAGCTGCTAAAGCCATAAATTACCACAGCGTAGGTACAGTTGAATTTTTATACAGTAATGGCGAATTTTATTTCCTCGAGATGAATACTAGAGTTCAGGTAGAACACCCGATAACTGAGGTAGTTACTGGTGTTGATATCGTAAAAGAACAGATAAAAATTGCAGCAGGGGAAAAATTAGCATACACTCAGGATGAAATTACATTCAGGGGCCATGCAATAGAATGCAGAATAAATGCAGAAGATGCAATAAATGATTTTGTTCCATCTCCTGGAAAAATAAAATATTACCGATCCCCCGGGGGCCCCGGTGTAAGGCTTGATAGTGGCGTATTTGGAGGAGCTGAAATTCCACCTTACTACGATTCAATGGTTGCAAAAATAATTACATATGGTCTTACAAGGAAAGAAGCAATCGAAAGAATGAAAAGAGCGCTTTCTGAATATGTGGTTCTTGGAATAATTACAAATATACCTTTCCACAGGGCAGTTATCGAAGAAGATAATTTTATCAAAGGAAACCTTTCAACACACTACGTTGAAGATAATTTATGCTCATTTAGAAAACCAATGGTAAATTATGCTGTGGAAGCAAAAGATAGAGAAAAAATCTTTAGCGATAAAGTATTCCACGGTAATAAAAAGGTTATTGCAATTGCAGGCGGATTAAATGCCTATGTAACGAGCCTTTCGAATAAAAAATGA
- a CDS encoding flagellar protein FlaF yields MGFSEIYGVSFLSIILLISITVIYGTVDSNLNNILSANDDHAYYLLQKSKENFTIQYEGIDSGIVNLTVINNGNIFEDSSKWTVIFEGDVINNPVIETTYMEPLSRTQVYIETIYNSSTIDDKRVVVSGEFGTTFTKIIDVS; encoded by the coding sequence ATGGGTTTTTCAGAAATTTATGGGGTTTCATTCCTCTCAATAATTTTGTTAATTTCAATAACGGTAATTTATGGAACCGTTGATTCAAATTTAAATAATATTTTAAGTGCAAATGACGATCATGCTTATTACTTGCTACAAAAATCAAAGGAAAACTTTACGATTCAGTACGAGGGAATCGATTCTGGAATTGTAAACCTTACAGTAATTAATAATGGAAACATTTTTGAAGATTCTTCGAAATGGACTGTTATTTTCGAAGGGGATGTGATAAATAACCCTGTTATTGAAACAACGTATATGGAACCCCTTTCAAGAACGCAAGTTTATATTGAAACGATTTATAATTCAAGTACAATCGATGATAAAAGAGTGGTCGTTTCAGGGGAATTTGGAACGACATTTACAAAAATAATTGACGTTAGTTAA
- a CDS encoding double-cubane-cluster-containing anaerobic reductase, giving the protein MEELQGIKKINEAFANRKNELYAQKDEGKKVFGLFCTFVPTELILAANAIPVGLCGGKEATIPSAEEILPRNICPLIKSSFGFKKEKSCPYFEASDVVLGETTCDGKKKMFEHMSEMVKLHVMQLPHFNDDRSAKMWLEEVNDLKKLIEEETGNEITEEKLKEAIDKVNNIRKLFYRIYELRANNPSPINGKDSLKLFQLSYLLDINTMESLLKELVEELEERVKKGEGYSGKRILIAGCPMVAGNTKIPEIIEDSGAVVVGEESCTGTRQFENYVEGYTIEALSDRYFKIPCACKFNNEERIERLKELVKEQNADGVVYYTLQYCHTFNVEGALIEKELKKAGIPVIRVETDYSESDKEHLKTRLEAFVEMI; this is encoded by the coding sequence ATGGAAGAACTACAAGGCATAAAAAAAATTAACGAAGCCTTTGCAAATAGAAAAAATGAATTGTACGCTCAAAAAGATGAAGGAAAAAAAGTATTTGGACTGTTTTGTACATTTGTTCCGACAGAATTAATTTTAGCAGCTAACGCAATTCCCGTAGGGCTTTGTGGTGGAAAAGAAGCTACAATACCTTCTGCAGAAGAAATTTTACCGAGAAATATCTGCCCATTAATAAAATCATCGTTTGGATTTAAGAAAGAAAAATCCTGTCCATACTTTGAAGCTTCTGACGTCGTTCTTGGAGAAACTACGTGTGATGGAAAGAAAAAAATGTTTGAACATATGAGCGAAATGGTAAAACTCCATGTAATGCAGTTACCACACTTTAATGACGATAGATCTGCAAAAATGTGGCTTGAAGAAGTAAATGACTTAAAAAAATTAATTGAAGAAGAAACTGGAAATGAAATAACTGAAGAAAAATTAAAAGAAGCTATCGATAAGGTAAACAATATACGAAAGCTCTTTTACAGAATTTACGAATTAAGAGCAAATAATCCATCCCCGATAAACGGAAAAGATTCCCTAAAACTATTCCAACTTTCATATCTTTTAGATATAAATACGATGGAATCGCTTCTTAAAGAACTCGTTGAAGAACTCGAAGAAAGAGTTAAAAAAGGAGAAGGATATTCTGGAAAAAGAATTTTAATTGCAGGTTGCCCGATGGTTGCAGGTAACACAAAAATCCCCGAAATTATTGAAGATTCAGGTGCAGTAGTTGTTGGGGAAGAAAGCTGTACTGGAACAAGGCAGTTTGAAAATTACGTTGAAGGCTACACCATTGAAGCTCTCTCTGACAGGTACTTTAAAATCCCTTGTGCATGCAAATTCAATAACGAAGAAAGAATTGAAAGACTCAAAGAACTTGTAAAAGAACAAAACGCTGATGGTGTTGTATATTACACACTACAATATTGTCACACATTCAATGTTGAAGGTGCTTTAATTGAAAAAGAACTCAAAAAGGCAGGCATTCCCGTCATTAGGGTAGAAACAGATTACTCTGAAAGTGATAAGGAACATTTAAAAACAAGACTTGAAGCATTTGTTGAAATGATTTAA
- a CDS encoding TrmJ/YjtD family RNA methyltransferase → MKTVVILVNPKYGGNLGAIARNMMNFDVEELRIVGNSEILDEEAYIRAVHAKNILNNTKFYSTLEDAIFDIDFTVATTGAVCGDRNVNRVPITPRELAKKHVELNGSLGIVFGREDDGLKNEDVELCDILVSVPTSNKYPIMNLSHAVSVLLYEIYFESLSEDSPYDLNMKNASIDEKNALLRFFNEFVDRSKDVPEYRKDICKTIFKRIVGRAFISGKEANSLIGVFKDKYPK, encoded by the coding sequence GTGAAAACTGTAGTTATACTAGTTAATCCTAAATACGGGGGAAATTTAGGGGCCATTGCAAGAAACATGATGAATTTTGATGTCGAAGAATTAAGGATAGTTGGAAATTCTGAAATTTTAGATGAAGAGGCATATATTCGGGCAGTTCATGCTAAAAATATACTTAACAATACTAAATTTTATTCAACGCTCGAAGATGCAATTTTTGATATTGATTTTACAGTTGCAACAACAGGGGCGGTTTGTGGAGATAGAAATGTAAATCGGGTTCCAATTACTCCAAGGGAACTTGCAAAAAAACACGTAGAACTTAATGGTAGTTTGGGAATCGTTTTTGGACGGGAAGACGATGGATTAAAAAACGAAGACGTTGAACTCTGCGATATCTTGGTTTCAGTTCCAACATCAAACAAATATCCGATAATGAATCTTTCTCACGCTGTTTCAGTGTTGCTTTATGAAATATACTTTGAATCACTTTCAGAAGACAGTCCTTACGATTTAAATATGAAAAACGCATCAATTGACGAAAAAAATGCTCTTCTTAGATTTTTTAACGAATTTGTAGACCGTTCAAAAGATGTACCCGAATATAGAAAAGACATTTGCAAGACGATTTTTAAAAGAATTGTCGGTAGGGCGTTTATTTCCGGAAAAGAAGCAAATTCGTTGATAGGTGTTTTTAAAGATAAATATCCGAAATAA
- a CDS encoding methanogenesis marker 6 protein, giving the protein MKSKVIVLAEDSKTSPSRLFRYLNSLEYDINVKETCFGAYIEGEDSVVDEVVKLVRDLEKNKIFCKDRGFPIWDQRRCRAFRKGGPREGFHQLEAEQKILDRISRALDAVENDEISEDKLEEKFVRLQPKKLKVDAFEKIANEVLKEN; this is encoded by the coding sequence ATGAAATCTAAAGTCATAGTTCTTGCAGAAGATTCTAAAACATCGCCATCAAGGCTTTTTAGGTATTTAAATTCACTTGAATATGATATAAATGTAAAAGAAACTTGTTTTGGTGCATATATCGAAGGCGAAGATAGCGTTGTCGATGAGGTAGTTAAGCTCGTTAGGGATCTTGAAAAAAATAAGATTTTTTGTAAAGACAGGGGATTTCCGATATGGGATCAGAGAAGATGTAGGGCATTTAGAAAAGGCGGTCCAAGGGAAGGATTCCACCAGCTTGAAGCAGAACAGAAAATACTTGATAGGATTTCGAGGGCCCTTGATGCAGTAGAAAACGATGAAATTAGTGAAGACAAACTTGAAGAAAAATTCGTAAGATTACAACCTAAAAAACTCAAAGTAGATGCGTTTGAAAAAATTGCAAATGAAGTTTTAAAGGAAAATTAA
- a CDS encoding NUDIX hydrolase produces MEYNLLLKIKDESIEKEVLREIPKFLDEKYPKKVIVEPYRCINLTADILIKYNSGIVLIKRKNDPYKDYWAIPGGFIEYGERVEEAAKREAKEETGLEIDNLKLIGVYSDPNRDSRGHTVTVAFLADGNGILKSGDDAKDAEVFSLDELMKMELAFDHKKLVNDSIHYLTD; encoded by the coding sequence ATGGAATATAATTTATTATTAAAAATAAAAGACGAATCGATAGAAAAAGAAGTATTACGCGAAATTCCTAAGTTTTTAGACGAAAAGTATCCCAAAAAAGTTATTGTAGAACCTTATCGATGCATAAATCTAACTGCAGATATTTTGATAAAATATAACTCTGGAATCGTTCTCATAAAACGAAAAAACGACCCTTACAAGGATTATTGGGCAATTCCTGGCGGTTTTATAGAATATGGTGAAAGAGTCGAAGAAGCGGCAAAAAGAGAAGCTAAGGAAGAAACAGGTCTTGAAATTGATAATTTAAAGCTTATTGGAGTTTACAGTGATCCAAACAGGGATTCTAGGGGGCATACTGTAACTGTTGCATTTTTGGCAGATGGAAATGGAATTTTAAAAAGTGGTGATGATGCAAAAGATGCTGAAGTATTTAGTTTAGATGAATTAATGAAAATGGAACTTGCATTCGATCATAAAAAATTAGTAAATGATTCTATTCATTATTTAACCGATTAA
- the oadA gene encoding sodium-extruding oxaloacetate decarboxylase subunit alpha, translated as MVKITDTTFRDAHQSLMATRLRTEDMLPIAEKMDEVGFYSMEVWGGATFDSCIRYLNEDPWERLREIKKKIQNTPLQMLLRGQNLVGYRHYPDDVVDKFIQKSVENGIDIVRIFDALNDVRNVEFSIKSVKKYGAEVQGAISYTTSPVHTTEQFIDLAKQFEDLGCDSLCIKDMAGLLRPFDAKELIGRLKEEISIPIDLHSHCTAGIAPLTYMTAVEAGIDVLNCAMSPLSMGTSQPPVESIVAALKGTKYDTNLDLVLLMEIRNYIDEIRNKYKYLINSISERVDARILRYQVPGGMLSNLVSQLKEQGALDKFEEVLDEIPNVRKDLGYPPLVTPTSQIVGTQAVMNVLTDERYKIITNEVSNYLKGYYGKSPAPISKDLVKRALQDGEKQITCRPADLLEPEYELREKEAFEKGIVSKEEDILTYALYPQVAVKFLRGEAKAEAIPQEKDVSKFMEIPNEYIIEVDGDSFNVKVEPVYSSGIKKEAKKEIITAETEGAVTSPFRGIVTKVKVKQGAEIKQGDQILVLEAMKMENPVECPVSGTVEKIIVKEGQSVNVGDILMIIK; from the coding sequence ATGGTGAAAATAACCGATACCACCTTCAGAGACGCTCATCAGTCTTTAATGGCAACAAGGTTAAGAACGGAAGATATGCTACCCATTGCAGAGAAAATGGACGAAGTAGGATTTTATTCAATGGAAGTATGGGGCGGTGCTACTTTTGATTCATGTATTAGGTATTTAAACGAGGATCCATGGGAAAGATTAAGGGAAATAAAGAAAAAAATTCAAAACACGCCCTTACAGATGCTTTTACGTGGCCAAAACTTGGTCGGATACAGGCATTACCCTGATGACGTTGTTGATAAGTTTATCCAAAAATCTGTGGAAAATGGTATTGATATCGTAAGAATATTCGATGCTTTAAATGACGTTAGAAACGTTGAATTTTCAATAAAATCAGTTAAAAAATACGGTGCTGAGGTTCAGGGTGCTATTTCTTACACCACAAGCCCAGTTCACACAACAGAACAATTTATAGATCTTGCAAAACAGTTTGAAGATTTGGGTTGCGATTCATTATGCATCAAAGATATGGCAGGACTTTTAAGGCCATTTGATGCTAAAGAACTCATAGGTAGATTAAAAGAAGAAATATCAATTCCAATAGATTTACACAGCCACTGTACTGCAGGAATTGCTCCTTTGACATACATGACAGCTGTAGAGGCAGGAATTGATGTGTTAAACTGTGCAATGTCACCTCTTTCAATGGGAACATCCCAGCCTCCTGTAGAAAGCATTGTGGCTGCCTTAAAAGGTACAAAATACGATACAAATTTAGATCTTGTATTGTTAATGGAAATTAGGAACTATATTGACGAAATTAGAAATAAATACAAATATTTGATAAATTCAATTTCGGAAAGAGTCGATGCTAGAATTTTAAGATACCAAGTTCCAGGAGGAATGCTTTCAAACCTCGTATCTCAATTAAAGGAACAAGGCGCACTCGATAAATTCGAAGAAGTTTTAGATGAAATTCCAAATGTGAGAAAAGATCTTGGATACCCTCCATTAGTAACACCTACTTCCCAGATTGTTGGAACACAGGCAGTAATGAACGTTTTAACTGATGAAAGGTACAAAATTATCACAAACGAAGTATCTAACTACTTAAAAGGATATTACGGAAAATCACCTGCACCAATCAGTAAGGATCTCGTTAAAAGGGCGCTTCAGGATGGTGAAAAGCAAATTACATGCAGACCTGCAGATTTACTTGAACCAGAATATGAATTAAGAGAAAAAGAAGCTTTTGAAAAAGGAATCGTTTCAAAAGAAGAAGATATTTTAACTTACGCTTTATATCCTCAAGTTGCAGTTAAATTTTTGAGAGGCGAGGCAAAAGCAGAAGCAATACCTCAGGAAAAGGACGTTTCAAAATTCATGGAGATTCCAAACGAGTACATTATTGAAGTTGACGGAGATTCTTTCAACGTAAAAGTGGAACCAGTATACAGTTCGGGAATTAAAAAAGAAGCGAAAAAAGAAATAATAACTGCAGAAACAGAAGGTGCAGTAACTTCGCCATTTAGGGGAATTGTTACAAAAGTAAAAGTTAAACAGGGCGCAGAAATTAAACAGGGCGACCAGATATTAGTTTTAGAAGCTATGAAAATGGAAAACCCTGTGGAATGTCCTGTAAGTGGAACTGTTGAAAAAATAATCGTTAAAGAAGGTCAATCTGTAAACGTGGGCGACATATTGATGATTATAAAATAA